The DNA sequence AGAAATTCTGGATGGGTAATAAGGTCAATGCAGAACGCAATATCTCTGCTTCAAAATTTAATGTAAGTCTGTTGTCTACTTTGTAGGTTAATGTAGGGGCTACTACAAAACGTCTCTGTCCTCCCCAATCCATGAAACTTCCTTCACTATGAAAAGCTGTATTGAGACGGAACAATAATGTTTTTTCTTTATTTAGTGGGGTATTGATATCTGCAGCCAGACGCGTAAGTCCCCAACTGCCTGTCGTAAAGTTTACATTTCCCTGAAATGTTTCCAGGGGACGTTTTGTAACGAGGTTTGTAAGTCCCCCAAAGGAAATCAGGCTGGAACCAAACAATGTACCGGATGGCCCTTTGATTGCTTCTGTACGTTCAACAGTTACAGGGTCTATTCCATTGTACTGTTGAGCGGCAAGTCCGTTTCGCATACGGGCACCTGTCCAGAAACCCCGAATAATAGAATACGTAAATCCATTGCTATATCCACCAAATGCAACAGCGGCTCCGGGTACGTTTCGCAGTGATTGTTTGTAATCTGTAATAACCTGCTCTTCCATTAACTCTTTGGAAACCACATTGTACACCTGAGGATTTTCCAGATTCTTAATAGGAAGACGAGATACCAACGAACTTTCTTTGTTAGCGAATTTATTTGTATTGCTGGTAACGATCACTTCCTGCAGCTGTTCAGCAGATTCTTGCAAACGTATTTCATCTATCTGCGTGGTTTTAGCGGCCTCTACTGTTACTTCTTTTTCTTGCGGAGTAAATCCTACAATCGACGTTTGAAGTGTATAGGTACCAGGATTTGCCCGCAATGTATAACTCCCTTTTTCATCCGTTACTGTCCCTATTCTGGTATCTTTCAATACTACCGTTACAGAAGGAGCAGGTTGCCCTTCTACTGTCTTTACAATACCATGTATAGTTCCTTTTTGAGCGTAAGTTGCCAGGCTGACCAATATCAGCATGCATGCATACAAATGTTTCATTGGTTTGAAGAATAAAATAGATTGAAAATGGATAAAATAGGCAACAGGAGTCCAGGGATAGCCTGAAAAAGGCTATCCAATCCGCACTATCCTGATGCTTTAGGATTAAGGTACCGGGGCAAGTCGACGGGATCGCATCTTTCCAGAACCGGAGGGTTGTTTACTTTTTTTCTTTCGGTTCCACCAAATCATAAAGCCTGTTACAGGAAGGCTTGCCCCAAATAAGCCCCCGATAAAAGCAGCAAATTTTCCCAGGAAGCCAAACATCCGGCCTGTATGTAAATCATAGTTGGATACACGGATTTTATCAGCAGTTGCATAGTTGGTATGCAGTTCTTCCAATAGTAACTCACCGGAATATTGATCAAATGTCAGGACATTCTGTTTTCTGATAAACTGATAGGGATATCGCACTACAAAGCGAAATGTACCAACACTGTCTTTGGGCAGTTGAATACTGGCATACGCATACTCTCCATACGATTCGGCTATGGTAAAGAGAGAATCGAGAGAGCATTGTTTAGCAACAGGACGATAAGTAGAAGCTACTTTTTTCTTGTATGTCATTTTTGTACCATCCAGTTTATAAATAGTGGCAGGCACACTATCAAACACCCAGAAAATTCCAGTCCAGGCAATAGGCAGTAAAATCCACACCATATAGAATCCCCAGACATTATGCAGATCATAGTTGATGCGTTTCCAGGAAGCTGACCATTTCATTTTAAAGGCTGACTTCAACTGATTTCGTTTGGATGGGAACCACAGATAGAGTCCGGAAAGGAGCATAATCATAAAGATCAGCACATTCCATTTAATGATCTCTTCTCCTACTTCACCCAGCAACAGATTCAGATGTATCTGTAATACCAGAGCCATAAAATCCTGGTGCAATGCATAGTTACCTAACACCTCGCCTGAAAACGGGTTGATATAAATAATACCCCGCTTATTGGTATAGACCATCGCAGACGCATTAACCGGATTGTTTCGTAAACGCACCTGAGCAAGCTTTTCTTTCGGATAAGCAGTCTTTGCTATTTGTAGTAATCTTTCCGGACTTAGCCGGACTGCATTAGCAGGCCTGTTCACAAACAACAGGTCATGCTTAGTCCAACTATCATACTCTTCCTGAAACGCATACAATGCTCCGGTAGTGCTTACTATAAACAACACTAGCCCGGACGCTAGTCCGAGCCAGAGATGTATCTGACCAAGTATTTTCTTGAGTGTCATATGTTAAAATGTATAACCTACTCCTAACAGAAAGCTGCGGGGTGAACCAGGAAATAACCGGATACGATCATATCCACCTACCCAATGTGTTTTATTAGCCAAGTTATTGGCATTGACTTGAATTCTGAATTTAGCAACCTGATAATATAAGGCACCATTAATCAACTCATATCCTGGCAGAATGAAAGGTTCTGCACCAGCAGCCACAATTGATCCCAAACGTTCAGTAACAAAGTTTGCCCCGAATCCAACACCCAGTCCAGCTAACGGACCATTGGCAATCACATACTTTGTCCATATATTACCCTGATGTTTAGGGGCATTCGGCTTTTGTCTGCCAATCTCTTCCGGGTTGGCACTTTTGGTAAATGTTGCATCATTATAAGCATAGGATACAGAAAGGCTCCAGTTTTGAGCAATCTGTCCAAGCAGATCTATCTCTACTCCTTTGGATACCTCCTGTCCTATCTGAGAAAGTAAATCTGGATTAGAAGTATCTCCCGCATTATACAATGCCCCGTTAACTTCTAACTGATAGACAGAAAGATTGGCAAGAAACCGTTTGCCAAACCACTCTGTTTTCAAACCAACTTCCTTTAAGTTACTAATTAGCGGATCAAAAGGTCCACCAGCATTAGGAGTAGCAATTGTAGTAGCCAGTTGTGGCTGATATCCTTCTACATACGTTGCATACGCATTGATATGATCATTCACTGTATATACAAGGCCTACCCGTGGAATCAAAGCAGATTGTTTGATTGTTTCTTCAGAAGATAATTTATAATCCAGAATATCTGTGAAATAATCCTGACGCAACCCTAGCAACAACTGAAAGCGTCTGAAACGGATCTGATCCTGAATATATACTCCCTGAGAAGAGTAAAGGGTTGGTGCATAATCGGTACGTGAATAAAAGTACTTACTCATATCTGCCAGGTAGTATGGATTATCTGCTGTTAAATCCATGTGTGCTACATTGGGCACTGGATTACCCTTAGCATCTAGCAGATAGTTGGACTTCTTCTTCGGATCATAGCTATTAATAGCTCCTGTATTAGACGCATTCCGATAACCTCTTGCGACAAGCTGAGATCCACCGGCAGCCAGTACTTCCTGAGCATAGTCATAACCTGCTACAACTTTGTGTTCCAGAGGTCCCGTTCTAAAATCTATATTAAAGTAGCTGGTCAGATTATCATTGTGCCATTTACGGTTGCGGATAAAAACCTGCATCTCTACAAGATTAGGAATATTTACCCCCGCACTATCTTTTCCATAGGTATTAGCCGAACGATGTTCCAGCAGATCTTCCTCAAAGCCAGCTTTCATATAAGCCATATTAAAGCTTACCGCTTTGGAAAAGCGATGATTGAGCGATACTGTTACCAGGTAAGAACTTTCTTTCAGATAGTCGTTGACCCGGCTCAATGATTTGGAGATAGAGGACGAATAAATATCTCCATCTCCTAATACAGCTTGTCCCCGATCCAAACGACCTTTGGATTGCTGATATACCAGATCAAAATTTACACGAGTATTCTCAGTAGGAAGGAATGTAAAGGAAGGAGCAACAATAACATTTTTATCAAATTGCAAGTCACGAAATGACTGGGCATCTTCATATCCAAGATTTAAACGATACAACAACGTTTTATCCTCATTCATAGGTCCTGTAAAATCAGCTGTTGCACGAAATGTATCAAAGCTGCCCATCTGAAAGTTCAATGATTGCCGTTTTTCAGCAAGAGGTTTTTTAGTAACCCGGTTTATACTTCCTCCAGGAGAAGTATTTCCATATAAGGCAGAGGCAGGCCCTTTAAGTACTTCAATTCGTTCCAGGTGTGGTGTAAGCCCTTGTTTCCAGAAGCTGGCAAATGATCGCATTCCATTTACCAATGAACCATAGTTATCATTTCCACTCACCCGATGTCCTCTGATGGTAAGATCATTATAGAAAGTAAACTGACTCACCCCACTTATATTTTTTACAGCTTCGTTTACTCTGAAAACTCCCTGATCCTGTAATATCTCCTTAGTCACATAACTTACAGACTGAGGAATGTCTTTTATTAACGTTGAAGACTTAGTAGCCACAAATGTAGCGTCATTTTTATAGGTGGTTTCTTTACGACCTGTAATCTCAACCTGCTGCAATGTCTCAGCAGCTTCATTTAATGCGATAGATAAAGTTACAGTCTCATTATCTTTAACAAGTACAGGTTGCTGGTATACTTCATAGCCTATACTTGAGACCAATACTGTATAATCCCCAGCTGGTACTGATAGTGTAAATGAACCATCTGATTTAGTAGATACACCCATTTTAGTATTTTTTAATGTAACACTGGCAAGTTCTACAGGTTTCCCTTTCACATCGGACACGGTACCAGACAGTATACCATTCTGAGCAAAAACAATGTGTGCAAATAAGAATAGGCTAAATGTAAAAATGAATTTCATGTTTTGTGGTTTATTACTTTAGAGATAAGGAACAGACCATCCGGAGATAGTCTGTTCCTTTGACAATTTAATGAGTGAGAGGAATACTAGAGAGCGGCACAGAACTCCACATAGTATTAGTTTAGATTTTTGTTCACATTATGGCGCGTATCAAACCAAAAATTGGTTTGTTCAAGCATGGTATGTAATTCTTCGTATTCCTTATGTGAAAACATCAGATAGAAGTGTGGAACTGGCGTTTTCAATCCTACTTCCTTTCCCAGCGAAGTAGGATAACTCAGGCACCATCCTCCTATAAATTCACACAGAACCTGCTGGAAAGAGATCAATTCTGCTTCACTGAAAATAAACAGCATATTTTTGTATGCCACATTATAATATCCACAGCCTTCACAGCGTCCGATATATCCGTTAGGTGCTTGCACCAGCAGTTTTAGTGAATTAGTTTGACACATAAGCAATTACATTTAATTTTAATTAAATCTATTTCAGATATACTCTTGTCATTCCTTTGCTTTGTTCTGAGCCAGAAGTATATCTACCAATCTGTGCGGACAATTTTCCTGAATACAATGCCCATACAGTAATAAGTCATGTTGATGAATATCAAAATGAAGTACATTGCCCACCATATTCTGAATAAGCTGCACCCGAGGATCACAGAATTCAGTAAGTTTGTGGCAATCCAGACATACCAGATGATCATGTTGGCGAGATCCTATCGATTTTTCGTATACAGTGAGGTGATTGCCAAACTGATGCTTTCGAACCAATCCCGATGTTACCAGCAGATCAAGTGTATTATACACAGTGCTTTTACTAACCCGAAACTTCTTCTCTATTAATAATTGATATAGATCATCAACTGTAAGATGTTTGTCACTAACATAAATCTCTTCCAGAATCTTATATCTTTCCTGAGTTTTGCGTTGCTGCTGGCTTTCCAGATATTGAGTAAAAATATCTTTGATCTCCAGTAGTCTTTTTTTCAGTAAGGGCTGATCCATAGTGTTGATGAGTCGCAGAGAAAAATTTCAATAGTACAGCCCTTACTGAATTAACAGTAAATAGGGCTTTTGTCTGTTTTCCTATCAGGACTGGTAATATTCTACCAGTTGAGTCCATTCTGTTTTTTCGGGAATACCTGGTTTTCTCTTTCCAAAAATGAGAGCAATGTTGTTTCCATCTTTGTCAAATAATTCCAGACCAGTCACAATGCCATCTTCAGTTGGCTTGCGGGTTACCCATATCTGGTGAATATGATCTTCACGCAAGTGCATATTAAACATCGGGTCCAGTACATTAAACCATGGGCCTGTTGGCATCAGGCGTTCAATAGTACCTGTATGAATCTGAATACATCCCTGGCTAGCCACAAAAATCATAATAGGCAAACTGCTTTCAGAGGCAGCCTGAAAAATGTTACGTAAACTTTCCAGAGATAGTAAACGGGTGTATCCTTTTGGTGCTAAACGCAATCCCTGTGTACGGGATACCTGATATTTTTTCAGTAATCCGAAAAACTGATGAGTATCTGTCATTGCCAGCCAAGCCTGCTGGAATCCTTCAACATCAATGTCTGCATCGGGCAATTCAGCATCAGGTTCTGGCTTTAGAGAGATTTGCAGTATATCAGACTGTTCTGCATCACGATATTTGTCTATCAGCTGATTATAAGCCTCTATATTGCTATGTTCA is a window from the Xanthocytophaga agilis genome containing:
- a CDS encoding PepSY-associated TM helix domain-containing protein; its protein translation is MTLKKILGQIHLWLGLASGLVLFIVSTTGALYAFQEEYDSWTKHDLLFVNRPANAVRLSPERLLQIAKTAYPKEKLAQVRLRNNPVNASAMVYTNKRGIIYINPFSGEVLGNYALHQDFMALVLQIHLNLLLGEVGEEIIKWNVLIFMIMLLSGLYLWFPSKRNQLKSAFKMKWSASWKRINYDLHNVWGFYMVWILLPIAWTGIFWVFDSVPATIYKLDGTKMTYKKKVASTYRPVAKQCSLDSLFTIAESYGEYAYASIQLPKDSVGTFRFVVRYPYQFIRKQNVLTFDQYSGELLLEELHTNYATADKIRVSNYDLHTGRMFGFLGKFAAFIGGLFGASLPVTGFMIWWNRKKKSKQPSGSGKMRSRRLAPVP
- a CDS encoding TonB-dependent receptor, with protein sequence MKFIFTFSLFLFAHIVFAQNGILSGTVSDVKGKPVELASVTLKNTKMGVSTKSDGSFTLSVPAGDYTVLVSSIGYEVYQQPVLVKDNETVTLSIALNEAAETLQQVEITGRKETTYKNDATFVATKSSTLIKDIPQSVSYVTKEILQDQGVFRVNEAVKNISGVSQFTFYNDLTIRGHRVSGNDNYGSLVNGMRSFASFWKQGLTPHLERIEVLKGPASALYGNTSPGGSINRVTKKPLAEKRQSLNFQMGSFDTFRATADFTGPMNEDKTLLYRLNLGYEDAQSFRDLQFDKNVIVAPSFTFLPTENTRVNFDLVYQQSKGRLDRGQAVLGDGDIYSSSISKSLSRVNDYLKESSYLVTVSLNHRFSKAVSFNMAYMKAGFEEDLLEHRSANTYGKDSAGVNIPNLVEMQVFIRNRKWHNDNLTSYFNIDFRTGPLEHKVVAGYDYAQEVLAAGGSQLVARGYRNASNTGAINSYDPKKKSNYLLDAKGNPVPNVAHMDLTADNPYYLADMSKYFYSRTDYAPTLYSSQGVYIQDQIRFRRFQLLLGLRQDYFTDILDYKLSSEETIKQSALIPRVGLVYTVNDHINAYATYVEGYQPQLATTIATPNAGGPFDPLISNLKEVGLKTEWFGKRFLANLSVYQLEVNGALYNAGDTSNPDLLSQIGQEVSKGVEIDLLGQIAQNWSLSVSYAYNDATFTKSANPEEIGRQKPNAPKHQGNIWTKYVIANGPLAGLGVGFGANFVTERLGSIVAAGAEPFILPGYELINGALYYQVAKFRIQVNANNLANKTHWVGGYDRIRLFPGSPRSFLLGVGYTF
- a CDS encoding DUF6686 family protein; its protein translation is MCQTNSLKLLVQAPNGYIGRCEGCGYYNVAYKNMLFIFSEAELISFQQVLCEFIGGWCLSYPTSLGKEVGLKTPVPHFYLMFSHKEYEELHTMLEQTNFWFDTRHNVNKNLN
- a CDS encoding transcriptional repressor — translated: MDQPLLKKRLLEIKDIFTQYLESQQQRKTQERYKILEEIYVSDKHLTVDDLYQLLIEKKFRVSKSTVYNTLDLLVTSGLVRKHQFGNHLTVYEKSIGSRQHDHLVCLDCHKLTEFCDPRVQLIQNMVGNVLHFDIHQHDLLLYGHCIQENCPHRLVDILLAQNKAKE
- a CDS encoding hemin-degrading factor — encoded protein: MLTTELSLRDRYESFKNENPKVRIRDAAKQLNVSEAELVATGLGNTATRLTGDFRDLMKEVPTLGQVMALTRNDSCVHERHGVYEKVSFKDLTGLVLGEDIDLRLFMQQWQFGFAVNENDRLSLQFFARNGEAVHKIYMTEHSNIEAYNQLIDKYRDAEQSDILQISLKPEPDAELPDADIDVEGFQQAWLAMTDTHQFFGLLKKYQVSRTQGLRLAPKGYTRLLSLESLRNIFQAASESSLPIMIFVASQGCIQIHTGTIERLMPTGPWFNVLDPMFNMHLREDHIHQIWVTRKPTEDGIVTGLELFDKDGNNIALIFGKRKPGIPEKTEWTQLVEYYQS